One window from the genome of Mumia sp. ZJ1417 encodes:
- a CDS encoding ABC transporter ATP-binding protein has translation MGVEVRVEGLTKSFGKQTIWRDVSLTLPAGEISVMLGPSGTGKSVFLKALIGLLKPDEGHVFIEGTDIATCSERDLYEIRKLFGVLFQDGAMFGSMTLFDNVAFPLREHTRKSETEIREIVMEKMTMVGLVGAEGKLPAEISGGMRKRAGLARALVLEPEIVLFDEPDSGLDPVRTAFINQLIVDLNAQIEATFLIVTHDINTARTVPDNIGLLFHRHLAMFGPREMLLSSEEPAVRQFLNAQTVGPIGMSEEKDADELALEDHSTLPALPPIPLQLLPTDGRPRPTQAPPGAWCAANGVTPPPGSFLDDPLSPHPLRVHDPVSSGGAA, from the coding sequence ATGGGAGTCGAGGTACGCGTCGAAGGTCTGACGAAGTCCTTCGGCAAGCAGACGATCTGGCGTGACGTGTCGCTCACCCTGCCCGCAGGGGAGATCAGCGTCATGCTCGGACCGTCCGGCACCGGAAAGTCCGTGTTCCTCAAGGCCCTCATCGGCCTGCTGAAGCCCGACGAGGGGCACGTCTTCATCGAGGGCACCGACATCGCGACATGCAGCGAGCGTGATCTGTACGAGATCCGCAAGCTGTTCGGGGTCCTCTTCCAGGACGGCGCGATGTTCGGCTCCATGACGCTGTTCGACAACGTCGCCTTCCCGCTGCGCGAGCACACCCGCAAGTCCGAGACCGAGATCCGCGAGATCGTCATGGAGAAGATGACGATGGTCGGTCTCGTCGGTGCCGAGGGCAAGCTGCCCGCAGAGATCTCCGGCGGCATGCGCAAGCGCGCAGGACTTGCCCGCGCCCTCGTGCTGGAGCCGGAGATCGTGCTCTTCGACGAGCCCGACTCCGGCCTCGACCCGGTGCGTACGGCTTTCATCAACCAACTGATCGTCGACCTCAACGCCCAGATCGAGGCGACCTTCCTCATCGTCACGCACGACATCAACACCGCGCGGACGGTCCCGGACAACATCGGGTTGCTCTTCCACCGCCACCTGGCGATGTTCGGGCCCCGCGAGATGCTGCTGTCGAGCGAGGAGCCTGCCGTCCGGCAGTTCCTCAACGCGCAGACGGTCGGCCCGATCGGCATGAGCGAAGAGAAGGACGCCGACGAGCTGGCGCTGGAGGACCACAGCACCCTGCCCGCGCTGCCGCCGATCCCGCTCCAGCTGCTGCCGACCGACGGGCGCCCGCGCCCGACGCAGGCGCCGCCGGGCGCGTGGTGTGCCGCCAACGGTGTGACCCCTCCTCCCGGCTCCTTCCTGGACGATCCGCTGTCGCCCCACCCGCTGCGCGTCCACGACCCGGTCTCGTCCGGGGGTGCTGCGTGA
- a CDS encoding DUF6801 domain-containing protein, translating into MAAAGLVVGGMQVGLAPVAGAAQSVSLNQVGYTCESDNEIINTSLGGPQQFLVNARTSLPDTVVAGDAIAETPAELDLILPAKLVTRIRDIMLVTKVGGGATSTVLLQGVVPGGDVAATLEPQVRGLSSPMVPVPASGSLLIPAKGTVDAVTVPELPDGVTGGLIYVQMPKTFKIQAKLDPPVLGAIAETELNCVRNLDTRAARVIGTIPVGDGCEESECPLPTVGGSPGGGDGDGNGGGGGGGEDPPVIDPPKNTDSTSPGGNGGSDDDDDDDDDGGVAPYTTTSLPATGSPVGVGLVGLLGLVAAARIALAVRTRRRAKTA; encoded by the coding sequence ATGGCCGCCGCGGGACTGGTCGTGGGAGGCATGCAGGTCGGGCTAGCGCCTGTCGCCGGTGCCGCGCAGTCTGTCTCGCTCAACCAGGTCGGCTACACCTGCGAGTCGGACAACGAGATCATCAACACCTCGCTGGGCGGTCCGCAGCAGTTCCTCGTGAACGCGCGGACCTCGCTGCCCGACACTGTGGTGGCGGGCGACGCGATCGCTGAGACTCCGGCCGAGCTCGACCTCATCCTGCCGGCGAAGTTGGTCACACGGATTCGCGACATCATGCTGGTGACCAAGGTCGGCGGCGGTGCGACCTCCACCGTGCTCCTGCAGGGCGTGGTGCCCGGTGGCGATGTCGCCGCCACCCTCGAGCCGCAGGTCCGCGGCCTCAGCTCTCCTATGGTCCCGGTGCCTGCTTCGGGCTCGCTCCTCATCCCTGCCAAGGGCACTGTCGACGCGGTCACCGTCCCTGAGCTGCCCGACGGTGTCACCGGTGGCCTGATCTACGTCCAGATGCCGAAGACGTTCAAGATCCAGGCAAAGCTCGACCCGCCGGTGCTGGGTGCCATCGCCGAGACCGAGCTCAACTGCGTCCGCAACCTCGACACCCGCGCCGCGCGCGTGATCGGCACCATCCCTGTCGGCGACGGGTGCGAGGAGTCGGAGTGCCCGCTGCCCACCGTCGGAGGTTCCCCCGGCGGAGGGGACGGCGACGGCAACGGGGGTGGCGGCGGCGGCGGTGAGGATCCGCCGGTGATCGACCCGCCCAAGAACACCGACTCCACCTCGCCGGGGGGCAACGGTGGTTCCGATGATGACGACGACGATGACGACGACGGGGGCGTCGCGCCGTACACGACGACCTCGCTGCCGGCGACCGGTTCTCCGGTCGGCGTCGGGCTCGTGGGGCTGCTCGGCCTCGTAGCCGCCGCACGCATCGCGCTCGCCGTCCGGACACGTCGCCGGGCCAAGACCGCCTGA
- the rplK gene encoding 50S ribosomal protein L11 encodes MPPKKKIAALVKVQLQAGAATPAPPVGTALGPHGVNIMEFCKAYNAATESMRGNIVPVEITIYEDRSFTFVTKTPPAAEMIKKAAGLQKGSAVPHKDKVGSISKDQVREIAQTKLPDLNANDIDAAMEIIAGTARSMGVTVD; translated from the coding sequence ATGCCTCCGAAGAAGAAGATCGCTGCCCTCGTCAAGGTGCAGCTGCAGGCCGGAGCGGCCACGCCGGCCCCGCCCGTCGGTACCGCCCTCGGTCCGCACGGCGTCAACATCATGGAGTTCTGCAAGGCGTACAACGCTGCGACGGAGTCCATGCGTGGCAACATCGTCCCGGTCGAGATCACGATCTACGAGGACCGGTCGTTCACCTTCGTCACCAAGACGCCCCCGGCTGCGGAGATGATCAAGAAGGCTGCAGGTCTGCAGAAGGGCTCGGCCGTCCCGCACAAGGACAAGGTCGGCTCGATCAGCAAGGACCAGGTCCGCGAGATCGCCCAGACCAAGCTCCCCGACCTCAACGCGAACGACATCGACGCCGCGATGGAGATCATCGCCGGCACCGCTCGCTCCATGGGCGTCACCGTCGACTGA
- the secE gene encoding preprotein translocase subunit SecE: protein MSETSSAPTESTRSGRTSPMTFYRQVVAELRKVVWPTRSQVANYFVVVLFFVLVMMAIVAGLDYGFGKLMFWVFA, encoded by the coding sequence ATGAGCGAGACGTCAAGTGCTCCGACCGAGAGCACACGCTCCGGGCGTACGTCTCCGATGACCTTCTACCGTCAGGTCGTCGCGGAGCTCCGCAAGGTGGTGTGGCCGACCCGTTCGCAGGTCGCCAACTACTTCGTGGTCGTGCTCTTCTTCGTGCTGGTCATGATGGCCATCGTGGCAGGCCTGGACTACGGCTTCGGAAAGCTGATGTTCTGGGTCTTCGCCTGA
- the rplA gene encoding 50S ribosomal protein L1 encodes MPQHSKAYRNAAQKIDKDALYTPLQAMELVKESGSKNFDSTVDVSMRLGVDPRKADQMVRGTVSLPNGTGKTARVLVFATGANAEAAREAGADYVGADDLVEKISGGWLDFDAVVATPDMMGKVGRLGRVLGPRNLMPNPKTGTVTPDVAKAVKDIKGGKIEFRIDRHANLHFVIGKASFSATALAENYAAALEEVLRLKPASSKGRYIKKITVSTTMGPGVPIDPNRTRNVASDDE; translated from the coding sequence ATGCCTCAGCACAGCAAGGCGTACCGCAACGCCGCTCAGAAGATCGACAAGGACGCGCTCTACACGCCGCTGCAGGCGATGGAGCTCGTCAAGGAGTCGGGTTCGAAGAACTTCGACTCGACCGTCGACGTCTCCATGCGCCTGGGTGTCGACCCGCGCAAGGCCGACCAGATGGTCCGCGGCACCGTCAGCCTGCCGAACGGCACCGGCAAGACCGCTCGCGTCCTCGTGTTCGCGACCGGTGCGAACGCCGAAGCCGCTCGCGAGGCCGGCGCCGACTACGTGGGTGCCGACGACCTCGTCGAGAAAATCTCGGGCGGATGGCTCGACTTCGACGCCGTCGTCGCCACGCCGGACATGATGGGCAAGGTGGGTCGCCTGGGTCGTGTCCTCGGCCCCCGCAACCTCATGCCGAACCCCAAGACCGGCACGGTGACCCCGGACGTCGCGAAGGCCGTGAAGGACATCAAGGGCGGCAAGATCGAGTTTCGTATCGATCGCCACGCCAACCTCCACTTCGTGATCGGCAAGGCCTCGTTCAGCGCCACGGCGCTGGCCGAGAACTACGCCGCCGCGCTCGAGGAGGTCCTCCGACTGAAGCCGGCCAGCTCCAAGGGCCGCTACATCAAGAAGATCACCGTCTCGACGACGATGGGCCCGGGTGTGCCGATCGACCCGAACCGCACCCGCAACGTCGCCTCCGACGACGAGTGA
- the nusG gene encoding transcription termination/antitermination protein NusG produces MSQPYDEFDDAPRDAVAPTSNRAPLDDDEQELEVEEVEEGLDLAEDETEQVDPEPLTPFEELSEADEERAEIEAADAEDEIEDLADEVVEEAQEIADAAATTEDVLEAVATELDPLAAFREQLHNQFGDWYVVHTYSGMENRVKSNLENRITSMHMEDYIFEVVVPTEEVAEIKNGQRKLVKRTVLPGYVLVRMDLTDESWSTVRNTPSVTGFVGNAHQPVPLTLAEVESMLAPAVEAQAAVDAPATASSSTAQSQAPKVEFTDFSVGDSVMVVDGPFATLHATITEINVDAQRVRALVEIFGRETPVELSFAQIQRV; encoded by the coding sequence GTGTCCCAGCCGTATGACGAGTTCGACGACGCCCCGCGCGACGCCGTCGCTCCTACGAGCAACCGTGCGCCGTTGGACGACGACGAGCAGGAGCTCGAGGTCGAGGAGGTCGAGGAAGGCCTCGACCTCGCCGAAGACGAGACCGAGCAGGTCGATCCTGAGCCGCTGACGCCGTTCGAGGAGCTCTCCGAGGCCGACGAAGAGCGTGCCGAGATCGAGGCCGCGGACGCCGAGGACGAGATCGAGGACCTCGCCGACGAGGTCGTCGAGGAGGCGCAGGAGATCGCCGACGCCGCCGCGACCACCGAGGACGTCCTCGAAGCCGTCGCCACCGAGCTCGATCCGCTCGCGGCGTTCCGCGAGCAGCTCCACAACCAGTTCGGCGACTGGTATGTCGTGCACACCTACTCCGGCATGGAGAACAGGGTCAAGTCCAACCTGGAGAACCGCATCACCTCCATGCACATGGAGGACTACATCTTCGAGGTCGTCGTCCCGACCGAAGAGGTGGCCGAGATCAAGAACGGTCAGCGCAAGCTCGTCAAGCGCACCGTGCTCCCCGGCTACGTCCTCGTCCGGATGGACCTCACCGACGAGTCCTGGTCGACGGTACGCAACACGCCGTCGGTCACCGGCTTCGTGGGCAACGCCCACCAGCCCGTGCCGCTGACCCTGGCCGAGGTGGAGAGCATGCTCGCTCCCGCCGTCGAGGCTCAGGCTGCGGTCGATGCGCCGGCAACGGCGTCCTCGTCGACGGCGCAGTCGCAGGCGCCGAAGGTCGAGTTCACCGACTTCTCCGTCGGCGACTCGGTCATGGTCGTGGACGGTCCGTTCGCGACGCTGCACGCCACGATCACCGAGATCAACGTCGACGCCCAGCGTGTCCGGGCGCTCGTCGAGATCTTCGGTCGGGAGACCCCCGTCGAGCTGAGCTTCGCGCAGATCCAGCGGGTCTGA
- the rplJ gene encoding 50S ribosomal protein L10: protein MARPDKAAAVAELTDEFRSSNGAVLTEYRGLTVKQLQDLRRSLGENVNYAVAKNTLTKIAAREAGVDGVDDLLNGPTAIAFIKGDPVEVAKGLRDFAKANDKLVIKGGFLEGKALDAAEITKLADLESREVLLAKLAGGMKANLSKAAALFQAPLAQAARAVGALQAKVEQETPATSAPAETEEAPAAAEGSEG from the coding sequence ATGGCGCGACCGGACAAGGCCGCAGCGGTTGCCGAGCTGACGGACGAGTTCCGCAGCTCCAACGGCGCTGTGCTGACCGAGTACCGCGGTCTCACCGTGAAGCAGCTGCAGGACCTGCGCCGCTCGCTCGGTGAGAACGTCAACTACGCCGTGGCCAAGAACACGCTGACCAAGATCGCGGCCCGCGAGGCCGGCGTCGACGGCGTCGACGACCTCCTCAACGGCCCGACCGCCATCGCCTTCATCAAGGGCGATCCGGTCGAGGTCGCCAAGGGTCTGCGTGACTTCGCCAAGGCGAACGACAAGCTCGTCATCAAGGGTGGCTTCCTCGAGGGGAAGGCGCTCGATGCTGCCGAGATCACGAAGCTTGCTGACCTCGAGTCGCGCGAGGTCCTCCTCGCCAAGCTCGCGGGCGGCATGAAGGCGAACCTCTCGAAGGCCGCCGCTCTGTTCCAGGCACCGCTTGCTCAGGCAGCACGTGCCGTGGGTGCCCTGCAGGCCAAGGTCGAGCAGGAGACTCCCGCAACCTCGGCTCCCGCCGAGACCGAAGAAGCCCCGGCTGCGGCCGAGGGCTCCGAGGGCTAG
- the rplL gene encoding 50S ribosomal protein L7/L12, protein MAKLSTEDLLDAFKEMTLLELSEFVKQFEDTFDVTAAAPVAVAAAPAAGGGAADAAVEEKDEFDVVLESAGDKKIQVIKEVRALTSLGLKEAKDLVEGAPKAILEGVNKEAADKAKEALEAAGATITLK, encoded by the coding sequence ATGGCGAAGCTCAGCACCGAGGACCTGCTCGACGCTTTCAAGGAGATGACCCTCCTGGAGCTCAGCGAGTTCGTCAAGCAGTTCGAGGACACCTTCGACGTCACCGCCGCCGCTCCGGTCGCGGTTGCCGCCGCTCCCGCCGCTGGTGGCGGCGCGGCTGACGCCGCTGTCGAGGAGAAGGACGAGTTCGACGTCGTCCTCGAGTCGGCCGGCGACAAGAAGATCCAGGTCATCAAGGAGGTGCGCGCTCTGACGAGCCTCGGCCTGAAGGAGGCCAAGGACCTCGTCGAGGGCGCCCCCAAGGCGATCCTCGAGGGCGTCAACAAGGAGGCCGCGGACAAGGCCAAGGAGGCCCTCGAGGCCGCCGGCGCCACCATCACCCTCAAGTGA
- a CDS encoding DUF6612 family protein, whose product MRTRTISAAVAALALALTAGCGSSADVADGGDGGAGATPSTSSQGGSSDEGATELTSANFADTLGGAQTDARSAHMTISMEAAGQKIDAEADVITDSDPSKTAMRMTMDASGQSIEMTLVDGALYMKAPGMPEGKWMKLSLDAAAGAAGESFGQLRDSMDPTKSIENLKDALKSVTATGQTETIDGVEASRYDVVVDTSKIAGMEAAAAAQLPAEITYEYWVGPDDLPRKVVMDVAQIPMEMTFTKWGEDVEITAPPAGQVVDGSSMMGG is encoded by the coding sequence ATGCGTACCCGAACGATCTCGGCCGCTGTCGCGGCTCTCGCCCTCGCACTCACCGCCGGCTGCGGGAGCAGCGCGGACGTCGCCGACGGCGGCGACGGCGGCGCCGGCGCCACCCCCTCGACCTCGTCGCAGGGCGGGTCGTCGGACGAGGGAGCGACCGAGCTCACCTCGGCCAACTTCGCCGACACGCTCGGCGGCGCCCAGACGGACGCGAGGTCGGCGCACATGACGATCTCGATGGAGGCGGCAGGCCAGAAGATCGACGCCGAGGCCGATGTCATCACCGACAGCGACCCGAGCAAGACGGCGATGCGCATGACGATGGACGCGAGCGGACAGAGCATCGAGATGACGCTTGTCGACGGCGCGCTCTACATGAAGGCGCCGGGCATGCCCGAGGGCAAGTGGATGAAGCTCTCCCTCGACGCCGCCGCGGGTGCCGCAGGCGAGTCGTTCGGCCAGCTGCGCGACTCGATGGATCCGACCAAGAGCATCGAGAACCTCAAGGACGCGCTCAAGTCCGTGACGGCGACCGGACAGACCGAGACCATCGACGGCGTCGAGGCCAGCCGTTACGACGTCGTCGTCGACACGTCCAAGATCGCCGGCATGGAGGCGGCTGCAGCAGCGCAGCTGCCCGCCGAGATCACCTACGAATACTGGGTCGGCCCTGATGACCTCCCGCGCAAGGTCGTCATGGATGTGGCCCAGATCCCGATGGAGATGACCTTCACCAAGTGGGGCGAGGACGTCGAGATCACCGCGCCCCCGGCCGGCCAGGTCGTCGACGGCTCGTCGATGATGGGCGGCTGA